TTAGAAGGATCCCCTCCTGCCCAAGATCCTATTCTAATTGCCATGGGAGTTTGTGGATAACCCGAAGGCGATTCTCCTGGTAACCTCCGAACTTCTTGGTTGTCATAATACCAGATAGTATTCTTGTCAGTCCAGTCAATCGTATAGTTATGATAAGCATCTTGAGGAGGTTGACATAGATGGAATTCTCCTCGATCATAAGAACTGGTGTCACCTTTTGAAAAAAAGTTCGACTGAAACCTCCTTGTGTCTTCTCCAATCCATTCCAAATCAATTTCGTCCAAAGTGTCACTCTGAAGTACAAAACTTGAAACAATCCCTTTTCCTTTAGAAGCTTTGAGTATCACCTCTATTCTTCCAAACATAATATAGAAATCAGATTGTAAGGTGGGATTGTGCCCTGGTTTGGACAGTATAAATTCAACTCCCTCTTGAGTGTATCGAATTTGTTCTGGAGATGCTACTGGTAAGAATAACGGCGACGCACCTTCAGTAAAATTGACATAGATTTTCTTCCCTAGTGCTTTACATGGTTGACAGCCTTTGACTTTTAACGGATCGCACACTGTATATGTTTGACATGATACCATATATACCAATAAGATTGTTATGAAAATACAGTTGGTTAGTCTGACAGAACAAGCATTCATATTTTGAGTAACCCAAAGCAATGTGATAAGACACCAGCTCTGACATTAATAGATCAATCAATTTGATAAGCGAAACCTAAGCTGAAGTAGCAAGGTAGCTCAAACGCAAAGACCGTATATCCAGGTGTTTGGTCCATAATGCAACTGGTATATCTGCGTTTGCTAATGTATCTCATATATCTACCAGTATTAATACAATTTATTATGCTATACAGAAAAATGCAACAAgaattaattttttatcAAAGTGTTTAGTTTTCGTGCTCACCTCGACTTAGTCGTTCTGCCATGGCACCGCGTATTCTTTTACTTATTTCAGTGTTAAATGCTTCACTTCCAGTAGCTCTTTCAACAGAGTCGTTCAAGTCCTCAACAGATGAAGTGTCTGATACAGTTCTACTATGACTACCTGGGGTTGTTCGTCCAGAAGATGATCCATAGCTGAATAGTGGAATATCGGCCAAGTCGAATTCTGAATTAACTCTTGAGATAGCTGCCGACTCATCGCCAGATGATGCCATGGACCAGTCGGATGCATTTGAACTGGCACGGTCACGTCTAGATGCTCTACGATCATCTGACCGGAACAAAGGTTGCTTGATTCTATCATGCTCGAAATCGGGATACAACTCTGGTCCTAAAGTATTGACTAACTCTGTAATTTCTTCACTCAACTGAGCTTTAGTCTGTTTAAGTTTGGCAACAGTGTTTTTATGACTAGGATTAAGtgccaatgccaatggTCGTAAAGACTTGAATATGTCCATACCAGTTTCACCAATTACTAAGGCTGCAAACGTCACGGACGGTAGTACAATATACGAAGCAATAGTgacaaaaacaagagaTCTCCAATTTCTATCAACAAGCTCGTATTTGTATGATAACCAAGTGGCTAGAAATGCATAAAAGGTGTACAATACAGGAGTTAGCCCCATGGCCACAAGTAGCTTCCATGTAGCCAACACATCTCTAGCAGCAATCTTAACACTACTTGCTTTTAgagcttcagcagcttttttctttgaaattCGTTTTGTTGCAACGAAGACTGGGGCAAACAAGATAGCACCAGGCAAACTGAAAATTAAGAGAACGAGAAGTTTACCAGTACGAAATATTAACTTGCCAATAACAGTCGGTGGGCTCAAAGAGGCAGTTTCGACTTGGTGATCCTTAATTCCAAGATCACTCAATTGTCTATTATAGGCAGAAACCATTTCCCTCATATGAATAATTCTTGGATCATCTTTGTAGTGATTATAACCTTCAGTAAACCTTCTAGTAAGCTCCACAACAAGTGATAAAGGCACCTGTTTACCCTTGGGCAAGTACAACCTACGAGCAGCTTGGAGAATCATCAGTGTATCATAATCAGGAGATGTAATTGTAACACTCTTTAGAGCAACCGTAATATCATCCAACAAACTCTTAACAGCCTTTCTTTTATCGTCGCCACCAGCTAAATACATGTCTACCAGTTCAGCAGGCACACTCACAGGTTCACCAAATTCAATAACTGCCCGAGATCTAAATTTATGAGGATGAAAGTAGTTCATTCCGCAAGGAACGATTTTCACATTACAATCTCTATTATCCGCTATAGCACCCAGTGCCATGATAGCAACACCTGCCTTGATTGGTAACAAATCAGGTCTGTCATGAGAGCCACCTTCAGGGAAGATTCCCAAGCAGTTTCCATCGTGAAGATGGCGAAATACCTTATGATACATGTCAGAATGGTTGACTCTACTGGCTACCTTATAAGTTGTGCCtttaagaagaagatcacGTGCCTTTGGCTTAAACTCCTTGCGAACAGTCAATTCAGTGTCAGAAATGATTTTATCAATATCGTTCATACCAAGTCCATGTGGAAGTCCAACATGGCCAGCTTCTTCACATTCTTGAGTGAACTTTGTGCCTTTGCCAAGAACTTTCAAAGGATCACTCTCCTCCATGTAAATAGTACCAGATCCTTTGACAAGGTTATCTTGGGCTCGAACAACGCCAATTGCATTGGTGGCCCATGCCATGAATCCTATAAATGGTCGCTTGGTACTAGCCTCAGCAACGAGAAAGGAAATGCGTCTACCAGACGATACTTTTACTTGttgcatcagcatcatGGGATCAACAAACTGGTTCGCATGAGGAGCAGCCACAAAAATCACAGCACCCTTTTTGGGAATTCGATAAGCTCCACGAGGAAGAATCTTTCGGAAAAAAAGATCAAAGATGATTGTGAAGATCCAGAGCATCAAGTCATACAACCAGTTGGGGGGTGGGTTTGGCGTCGAATTTGTCTTGGCcttttcatttttgtcAGTCATTTTTGCAGATGTATTATTTCAGTACccataaaataaattaatgaAATTTGATCCACCAGGTGATCTTATGACCGAGAAAACTTTTTATACACGTAGTATAATCAGtttcaaatataaatatcctCGCATATAATTTGTATTGAACAAATTATGCCATTCCTTTTGTCCGCAGTTGATATCGCATCAAAAAGATTCTGGAAGTATCCTGGTGATGTACATGGAGAAGATAAGTAAAAGCTGCCGCAAGTCCTGCTACCAAGTCACGTTACTTGGAGCAGCTAAAGTGGTCAATTTGTTGGTTGTTGGGGTCGTGGATAGAGCCGTGCTCGATAGCTGTCGCATTAGTGGATAACATTCAATAATGGAGCAGTGATATTTGTAGTAGTCGATAGAATGTGATCAGGGGGGACTGGCAAAAACTTTCacatgaaaaataatatgAGAGAGcatgaaaaaaattgaataaaATCATAGGAGGAGCACAAGCAGCACGACAGTAGTACGAAGAGAACGAGAATTGTGAATGTCAAGCTGGTAAACCTTTGAAAAGCAAGCTTAAAGCTGGCAGGCACGGGTGGTACGTGGTTAGTAGTATGAGGCTAGTGGCTCAACAATCAGGTCAGCACGATTTCTCCAACAATCGCTGTTGATCGATTGTTAATTACGTAGCTAAATAATATCTTCCATTGTGTTACGGCATATCGGCGAGTTTATCCCTTGACAGGGTCCAATCGACCGCGTCTAGTGTCATGCACGATTGCCGCATCATCATAGAGAGATAGATACTGTTATTCCCTAATCAGGCCGTAGGTTAATTTTAACTCCACGCCAGTTGGCTTAATGTTCATAGGGTCGTAGAATATCAAGGAACAAATTACGTGATGGCCTAATCGATAATGGAAGAATGGCCCGTATAAGTGGACGCCCTTGCATCGAACATGTGTCAATGCCTGCAAGATTACCACTGATACTTGAACAAACTAGCATTGTCAGTCTTTACTTGGCAAAAAAACATAAAAGCCGAGACTACCAGCATATATTCGCGACTTGTTCTATGCCTAAATATGTATCGAGTCGGTACTAAAGTAGTTAATCCGTAATCTGAGTTTAGTCCGCATTCTTCATATACATATACGCCTCGGTGGATAGCGTTCTTGGTTCTTGTCCTTCTTGAATTCGATAACCAGGCTGCACGGACCTGAGAATAGTATATAACGGGGAGTGAAATAGGGAGCGAAATAGGTATAGACAGTGATAGTACCGAAGGGGGTATGTGGCTGGTTTATTTGTTGCAACCTCAGGATCTATTCGAGAACGTAGAAGCTCAAATCCACAATGGAAATATGTCAAAGTACTAGAACTACAACTAAGACAACTGAGTCGATTGTTCGATGTCCTAACTTAAATCATAAATTGTAAATTGTTAGTGAAATTGTTAGTGACTGGTGTATTCTGTAAATGTCACGACTGCACCACACCCCTCAAAAAGTAGACGGGTTTCCCCGAATTAACATTCCGAGGAGTGGCTGTATTCGACCCTGTTTATCCCAGCAGCCATCCGTCCCTTTTTTCATcgacaaaaaagaaatttaGATCGTACCCCGTACCACTGCGATCTACGGTCTACTTGCATGTACCAAGCtttaaattaaattaagTTTTGTTGAGCCTTAAACACCCACCAAATGATAAGCAGGTCCCAACTTTATATACCAGCAGGTACCCAAAACTCAATTAACAAAggaagcaaaaaaataccGCGACATTATCTTTGAATGCCGGTATATTGTTAGGTGAAATACTTCAGATCTGCGGTAGTCTTTTTAATTTGCGGCCAATCATGTGTCTCTTCGTTCAGATCTGGATCTTGCATTGGCTCTGCATAAGACGCCTGTAGTTCGTGCGTCATCGTCGTATAGTTTCTGAATATCTGCTAGCCTCTCCACTATTGACGGGCTGCTGTAAATGAGCACTTTCTACTTTAGTACTTTAGTCTACGCGTGTTGGCGTTTAAAGTATTTGCACTTACCAGTTGGTTTGAAAGGAAATAAACTTGCATTAGCTCTTTTTGGGGCAACTTGGATGATGCTTGTTTCTTCCGGATAGATGCACGATCGCTCAAGAGATTGTCGTCAAGGTTCGATTTGGTAATTTTGGCTGTCGGCAGCAGGGGAATGTATAACCGTTGTTGACAGAAGACGGAGACAAACAGGTACGTGTCCACAGTTGGAGGTGTGCGGGTTCATCAAAAAGTTTATCCACTTGTTTAGCATGGGTTTAGTTATGTTGTAAATATTGTTCCAGTAAAAGATTCTTCAGAcccctcttcatcatcgaaTGCCAGAATGTCAAGTTAGTTAGGCAGCATTACGTGGGTGAGATTTGAACAGCTGCTCGCAGTGCGTAAATGGCTGGTAATACTCTCGATCCTTTCTATGTtggttgctttttttttgatatttcttgctgccgttcttctcttttgttcttttgtCACGTATCGAAGATGAAGCTAGCCTCTTATTTTAATAAGGATACCGAGCACCGAAAAAACTACGATTGTTAACAACCCCGGGAAGTTCAACGTTTTTGACAGTTGGAGATATCCattgcaaaaaaaaaatctaacTATACTAGTATCCTGTTTGATGGAACTATCAGATTAGATCGTCCAGGAACAGGAAGCTTAGGCACTgctataatattattatcaaaaGTCATAAATCTTGCCCtgataaaaaataattcagTCTCACCGCATATACAGTGACAGGGGAAGCCCCAACTACAACCGGTGTAGGCTCAACCAGGAACTTTTATTATGAGAGATGCATATTTCATCTGGCATTACTGTGCATACCCACACCTATAGGCGACGTCCAGGCATCAATACCTATACCGTTCTATTTCGGTCAACAATAACAGGGTCCTTGGACGTTAATGCTACCTTAGCTTGAACAAAGGTTTGATGCCAAGTTGTATCGTCGCATTAAGGGGGGGATGGGTTTTTTGCCAGCCCAGAGGCTGGTGCATAGTAACTTTTGCCCGGTATAGCTGGTCAGATCGCCAGCTAAGAAAATGGAAGCCACCTAGCCTAAGGCATTAGTCGAACTTCTAATTAAGTCGAGTGAACTAGCAAACGAGTCAACGAGGCGAAGAATATAGGGAAATAATACTAGAATATAACCAAATATAAATTGATTTCAAACTAAGATGACAAAGAAGTGAAATCGTGTTTGCACCTGTTGACGGAGAAGCGCATCTCATCAATATTATACCCCTTCTTTAACTCGTGCCTTGGACTCAtcagctttttttttttttgatgcATGCGGTGATTGTCCTGCAGAACCTCTCTAGACATTAATCACATTGCCTGTTTAGGCACAAAGCGAGATACACATTTTCTAGATTGCAGATTGAAATCGGTTTAATGCAAGGATTGACAGTCAGATTGTCTCCGATTGGGGTAGTGGCATTTCTCATTCATAGTAGTTTCCTATCTCCCCTGCTTGCAGTAGGGGTGTCCTGCATGTAGCTAGAGGGGGGACCAAACTGAGATTCCGAGGGTATCTCACTAACAATCAGTGGTTCTAGCTGCGTCTAAATGCGACCTTTTAAAAGGGTCTGAAAGTCTCCTGTTaaattgctttttgttACTCTTTTCTCCAACTCagagtttatttttttttgttttttgatttctgtGGCAGGCACTGACTCGCCTGTATGGTTAATTTGCGGATTGACCGCAGACGGACCTGATTTCATCTGCCAGGCACTGAATATTGCGTTGGGTGTCTatatttgtatatatattcgATTTGGGACGGATATATGTTCCACCACCACGTAACTCAAAACTGAACGGATCCCAAAAAAGTCTCTCGATAGATCTTTTGTCAAAAAATTTCTATACTGGCATTACTTTGTTTCATTTCGTTACATTCGTTTTCTCGTCTCCATCATTATTTGTCTTTGCAGCAAGGCGCTACTTTAATTTTCAACTTTAATTTAACCGACAAAGCCTTAAAAAATTATACTTGCCCGTTTCTTCGGGGTCTTCCAGATACATTGTCTCTATATAAGCATAGTTTGTCAGCACTTGGAGGGGATCTATTTCAAGGTAAGTCAAACCGGATTATATCCAGAAACATATAGCCGGCAAAACTTTGAAAGGTTAGCCTAGTGTGTATTTGCTCTCCGTCGCTACCTTATTATACTTCAGCTAGTCACTTGTTGCGCAATTTCAAAGTGCTGCCACATCTTGTAATTGCTTGATTGGTCATTTGTGAGCgaaaacaacaataaaCTCTATCGTCTATGCAATATTTGAAAGAAGCTGCTTTACCTAGCtaatattgaaaagaaaagattcGGTTAATCGACTCGTTGTCAGAAGTCACCTGTGGAGATGGCTAGATCACCGCATAATTCAAAGTTGCAATCCATTACAAAGAGGGTTACGTTTAGTATGACAAAGGTCATGTTGTGCCACCGTAATATATAAACAGCTAGATCGTCTCAGATTTCCAGATTGTTTTTACTAACTGACAGTTTTTCTATCTTATAGTGTTTGAGCCTTGAGACTTGGAGTAATGACAAACATGAGCATGCAGAATCGGTAAGTAAATCAATGGCCCATGCTGCACCACCATAGTATTGGAACTTTTTCCAGACTATGGGACAATTAACATTTTGTCTAATAATTCCATGTCAATATATTTGTTATCAAAGGATATGTCGGCCATTATGCACCAGCGTTGATAATTATTATGCATGCATGGGATATGTGGATGAACAGTAGTGAAATGATAGTGCTCGTTATTTTGTAGATAAAACCGAGAAACTAACACATGGTGTTTTTAGGGTATTGCCACCTATAGATCACATAACCAATGGAATTCAATCCAGTGGAGGGCTCGCATCGATAAATTCTACATCTTCGAGTCCATCTACGATTCCTTTTCATCATCGACCCAATATTCCATCGTCTCGACTTGGATCTTCCGGATCTATAGTGAAAACTGAGCCCAGCGATCCGTCTAATTATAAGAAGAATACCGTAGTTCCTGCTATTAATACTGGCGTTACTAGTGATCATACTCCTGGGGTGTCACCTTCATCGGCAGTTACTCGTGTAAAGCCAGGCCGCCTGAATATTGGCACTCAAAACTGGTCACAATTCTCATCTGTTGGACCAGCTGGCCCATCTCCTTTATCTCCTCCTCGAAGTCATTTCAAGGAGATTCCGGATACTAGAAAGTCTGGATCGGAGAACCGAGTTCCCGGTTACTTTTCACCCCCAGCATCCAGGCGGTCATCAGACGAACCCAATCAGAGAAAACAGTCTCAACGTTACCCACATCCGCAATTGGACCAGTACTCTTCATATGAGACATCTGGAACATCGACCACACCCATGTCTACAGCAACTATTTCAAGTGGTGGGCCAGTAACTGGGCATAACACAGTAGGTATTAATAACTCCAATGGACCTAATTCACCATCCCGATCGAATTCTTCTGACTATGGTTCAAGTCAAGCTCGACAAGTGGATATCCATCCCAATTTAAAACCCTTGGCTGTGTCTAGTAATGGAAACTCCAACCCCGGTTCAATTGCCTCGACACCTAAACTCAGTAATACATCGGGTCCAGTCTCAGGAGGATACTTTGATCAAGAACGAAAGGGACCCGTTCATTCAATAGCCAACAATCAGTCATCATATCATGATTCAGAAAGGAAATCATCGATGCCTTATATTAGAGTACCTCCTCTATCAGGGCCAGGAATCTCTAATCCACAATCTAACGTGCCCTCTCCTACCTCTTCCCAAACGATATCACCTACACGGGCCACTGAAATGAGCAGAATGTCTGCCCCAATCGGCTATACAAGTGCTCAGCCTAGTGGAACTAATACTCCGATGTATAATTCGAACCAGTCGTATCATATGAATGCAATCAACACATCACTTGTTTATAATCAGCAACAGACGCAGAGCCCTATTCATTCTGTACCGCCATCGACTAATGTGAGCTATTCCAATCCATTTAATAACGGAATGCACAATCCTCATCAACATATAGATCAAGGATCAGTGCACCCACAGCACGGGAATATGGTTCCGCCTCAAGACTATAACAATCACGGGCAAGTTGTCGATACAGACCCAGCGTCACACTTTACAGAAATTGAAGACACCGCTAGTCATCTGTATCACTTCGTTAGCACAGCCAAAAACGATACCGAAGGGCCGGTCCTGGACAACCTACATCGGCTGATAGAACGGGTTCGGTTTGCAGGAGAGGTGCTCGAGCACTGGTACATACGTCTCTATGACCACCACAAGCAAATTGCCGATGCCCATCAAGCGCAGGCTCAAGcacagcaacagcaacaacagcaatcaaatcaatacAATAATGGCTACGACTTTCATCGCAGTCATTCACAAGAGTTGGACGTAGATGGAAACAACAACCGACGTCACTCCAGAAAGCGAACACGCTCATCACCTCGAGAGGAAATTCACTGTCATCAATGCGGTATTACAGATACACCGGAATGGAGACGAGGTCCAGATGGTGCGCGTACCTTGTGTAATGCCTGTGGTCTGTATCATGCTAAGCTTGTTAAGAAAAAGGGGGAGACCGAGGCAGCTGAAATACTTCGTGAACGAAAAGACTTCCGTGCGTCACAGGCTAACAACAATGGTAATGCTAATTCAGGAAGTACATCTATGACAGCAGGTACAGTGATGGGAACAAATATGCCCAATACCTCCCTGCCTATAGTATCTCCTCGAACACCGCCTTCTCATGTTGAACAGTAAGTTTTCTTAATACAGAAGGTTTCATACGAATATGTTCATGAGAGTGTAGCTTCCTTCCACGAAAAACTGAATGGTCCAAAAAATTCTCTACTATTTCGACAAATAGATCGAAAACTGGCAAATATAGCCAACAAAATTACTACCGACATCACAACTGGTGGTCTAACTAACTAATGCTCATTGACGTCCAATcttaatatatttatttattctttcttttttttcctctcaatttgttctttcttgcAGTGTAGTAATTTGCCTCGGGCATTATTCTGAGCTGTTGTAACCGTTTGAAAGTTGATCACAAGAATGGAGAATAGGCCGAAGTTTTAAATTTTTCGTGAAATCATGAAATGGTTCATCTCCAAGGATCATACAGTTCTATCGGCTTGAGGCCGAGTACAGAACCGACGACAATAATCTTCTAGAGTTTCAGATGACCCAGTCATATCTCTAAACCAGTCGCCCGGAGACTCACCTTACTCAAATCAAGTGTCGGCTGATCACCGAGCCATGACGGTTCAGAAAGAAAGACCCTAAAACACGTTTACCTGGCCCACATAtgattcaaaatcaagtgTCGGCTGGTCATTTATCCACGTGCCATTGTTCGAGCCCAAGAAATAGGTCGGGTGTAAGCAGTCCAAGGAGACTGCTTTACTATATGTAAATGTATATATTAACGACTAGTCATATGCAATAGTTTTTGAGATTAAATCTTGGGCCTCTAGttggcagcggcagcatCACGCTCAGCCTTGATCTTCTCCAATTGTTTAACTCTTCTTTGGAAATCGAGCCATTGGCATTCTTCATAAGCGTGTCTTTCCTGTTGACAGTTCCAAGGCAAGAAACTACCTTCCCGTCTACATTTGTTAAGTGGTACTAGTAAAGAAGCACAACGATCACGCCATTGGATTGGGATTTTGTGTTGCTTCATTTCCTCCTCGGAGACTTTATTACAATGTTAGTACTTGAAAACTTGGCGATCTTGGGTCATCTAGGGCAAGTAGTTTTCTTATCATGTTGAACATTTACACTCTGCCATATTCTTAGAATTCGAAATCagcattcaaaaaaaattatcaGACAAGCCAAAAGACTTCTGGCGATTATCGCATCCATCAAGTACTCAGTTCAGCTTATTGATACCGATCTCAGGCTTATTCACAGTTTGTACTTCGAAGGTTGCCAAATTCCATATCTATCTTActttatcaaaaaaaaaaagcataTTTCAGAAGTACAAATCACGCAGTGAAGTAACCAATAACCATATCAAACTACTCATAACTATCACAGACTTCTTATATCGAATAGTACCAATTTCGACATTGGTTCAACCGTTCCCGATGTGTTCGGCCATGACCCTACTCTGACCTTTGAAAAAATCACTTCTACCCTAGATATACCCCTAAAATACACCAGATCCTATACTTACGAGGCTCTGGTAAACTGGTCAGACTCATTTTGTGTTGTGTTAAGAAGGACTGATAATTATCTCTTTCGTGACAATCGACACTGGTCCCGGCCGAATTCGACAAAACTACTTCACGACAAGTAGGGTTTGGGTACCATTACATCCCTTTGGCTATGATTGGTTGAGTGTCGCGACA
The Sugiyamaella lignohabitans strain CBS 10342 chromosome A, complete sequence genome window above contains:
- the GAT2 gene encoding Gat2p (Protein containing GATA family zinc finger motifs; similar to Gln3p and Dal80p; expression repressed by leucine; GO_component: GO:0005634 - nucleus [Evidence ISA] [PMID 10392447]; GO_function: GO:0003677 - DNA binding [Evidence IEA]; GO_function: GO:0046872 - metal ion binding [Evidence IEA]; GO_function: GO:0043565 - sequence-specific DNA binding [Evidence IEA]; GO_function: GO:0000981 - sequence-specific DNA binding RNA polymerase II transcription factor activity [Evidence ISA] [PMID 10392447]; GO_function: GO:0003700 - sequence-specific DNA binding transcription factor activity [Evidence IEA]; GO_function: GO:0008270 - zinc ion binding [Evidence IEA]; GO_process: GO:0006357 - regulation of transcription from RNA polymerase II promoter [Evidence ISA] [PMID 10392447]; GO_process: GO:0006355 - regulation of transcription, DNA-templated [Evidence IEA]); its protein translation is MSTATISSGGPVTGHNTVGINNSNGPNSPSRSNSSDYGSSQARQVDIHPNLKPLAVSSNGNSNPGSIASTPKLSNTSGPVSGGYFDQERKGPVHSIANNQSSYHDSERKSSMPYIRVPPLSGPGISNPQSNVPSPTSSQTISPTRATEMSRMSAPIGYTSAQPSGTNTPMYNSNQSYHMNAINTSLVYNQQQTQSPIHSVPPSTNVSYSNPFNNGMHNPHQHIDQGSVHPQHGNMVPPQDYNNHGQVVDTDPASHFTEIEDTASHLYHFVSTAKNDTEGPVLDNLHRLIERVRFAGEVLEHWYIRLYDHHKQIADAHQAQAQAQQQQQQQSNQYNNGYDFHRSHSQELDVDGNNNRRHSRKRTRSSPREEIHCHQCGITDTPEWRRGPDGARTLCNACGLYHAKLVKKKGETEAAEILRERKDFRASQANNNGNANSGSTSMTAGTVMGTNMPNTSLPIVSPRTPPSHVEQ
- the SCT1 gene encoding bifunctional glycerol-3-phosphate/glycerone-phosphate O-acyltransferase SCT1 (Glycerol 3-phosphate/dihydroxyacetone phosphate sn-1 acyltransferase; dual substrate-specific acyltransferase of the glycerolipid biosynthesis pathway; prefers 16-carbon fatty acids; similar to Gpt2p; gene is constitutively transcribed; GO_component: GO:0005783 - endoplasmic reticulum [Evidence IEA]; GO_component: GO:0005783 - endoplasmic reticulum [Evidence IDA] [PMID 14562095]; GO_component: GO:0005783 - endoplasmic reticulum [Evidence IDA] [PMID 19525420]; GO_component: GO:0005789 - endoplasmic reticulum membrane [Evidence IEA]; GO_component: GO:0016021 - integral component of membrane [Evidence IEA]; GO_component: GO:0016021 - integral component of membrane [Evidence ISM] [PMID 12192589]; GO_component: GO:0016020 - membrane [Evidence IEA]; GO_function: GO:0004366 - glycerol-3-phosphate O-acyltransferase activity [Evidence IEA]; GO_function: GO:0004366 - glycerol-3-phosphate O-acyltransferase activity [Evidence IDA,IGI,IMP] [PMID 11544256]; GO_function: GO:0016287 - glycerone-phosphate O-acyltransferase activity [Evidence IEA]; GO_function: GO:0016287 - glycerone-phosphate O-acyltransferase activity [Evidence IDA] [PMID 11544256]; GO_function: GO:0016740 - transferase activity [Evidence IEA]; GO_function: GO:0016746 - transferase activity, transferring acyl groups [Evidence IEA,IEA]; GO_process: GO:0016024 - CDP-diacylglycerol biosynthetic process [Evidence IEA]; GO_process: GO:0006629 - lipid metabolic process [Evidence IEA]; GO_process: GO:0008152 - metabolic process [Evidence IEA]; GO_process: GO:0008654 - phospholipid biosynthetic process [Evidence IEA]; GO_process: GO:0008654 - phospholipid biosynthetic process [Evidence IGI,IMP] [PMID 11544256]) — encoded protein: MTDKNEKAKTNSTPNPPPNWLYDLMLWIFTIIFDLFFRKILPRGAYRIPKKGAVIFVAAPHANQFVDPMMLMQQVKVSSGRRISFLVAEASTKRPFIGFMAWATNAIGVVRAQDNLVKGSGTIYMEESDPLKVLGKGTKFTQECEEAGHVGLPHGLGMNDIDKIISDTELTVRKEFKPKARDLLLKGTTYKVASRVNHSDMYHKVFRHLHDGNCLGIFPEGGSHDRPDLLPIKAGVAIMALGAIADNRDCNVKIVPCGMNYFHPHKFRSRAVIEFGEPVSVPAELVDMYLAGGDDKRKAVKSLLDDITVALKSVTITSPDYDTLMILQAARRLYLPKGKQVPLSLVVELTRRFTEGYNHYKDDPRIIHMREMVSAYNRQLSDLGIKDHQVETASLSPPTVIGKLIFRTGKLLVLLIFSLPGAILFAPVFVATKRISKKKAAEALKASSVKIAARDVLATWKLLVAMGLTPVLYTFYAFLATWLSYKYELVDRNWRSLVFVTIASYIVLPSVTFAALVIGETGMDIFKSLRPLALALNPSHKNTVAKLKQTKAQLSEEITELVNTLGPELYPDFEHDRIKQPLFRSDDRRASRRDRASSNASDWSMASSGDESAAISRVNSEFDLADIPLFSYGSSSGRTTPGSHSRTVSDTSSVEDLNDSVERATGSEAFNTEISKRIRGAMAERLSRGEHEN